TTCAATATTGAACGTGTGATGATCGGACTACTGCCGGATTCTATTCTCGCACGGGCAGCTCGCCCGGCGGTGCGATGCGGCAACCGGGCAGGGTGCGGAGAAAGGCTTCCGGACCGGGCGGACAGTAGATGGCGATGATGCGCATGGGTTCCCATCCCGTGTTGATCGTTTCGTGGTACATGTCGGCGGGAATGTGGCACATCATGCCGGGTCCGACCTTCCGGCGTATCTCCTGCCCGTCTTCCTCCACCATCTGCTCGCCTTCCCCGGAAATGTAATAGAGGATCTCCTCCACGCCCGGGTGGTTGTGCCGTTCGTGCCCCTTGCCGGGCTCGAGCACGACCAGTCCCATGGTGAAGCGTTCGGTCTCTGTTACCCGGGGTTCGCTGAACCACTTGATGTTGCCCCAGTCGAACATCATGGTTTCCACGGCGTCCGGTTCTACAAATCGAAGGCCTGGTTCTGGCATGGCTGCCTCCTGAGTTAGCGCTCGGCGCGGTGCTTATACCCGCGCGACGAACTCTGTTTTCATCTGAGTCGTTTTTTATATGGCCAGTCCCTTGAAGTGGCGGACCTGTTCCGTCAGCGCCCGTTCCACGGGAAGGCGCTCGATGCTCGACGCCCCGAAGAAACCGACGACTCCGGTCGTGTTATTCAGCACGTATTCGGCGTCATCGGGTTCGGCGATCGGGCCGCCGTGGCACAATACGAGAATATCTTCCCTCACGCCGACGGCTGCGTCCCGGATGGCTTGGACCTTGACCGCGGCCTCTTCGAGCGTCATGGCCGTCTGGGCGCCGATCGTACCGCTGGTGGTCAGGCCCATGTGGGGCACGAGCACGTCCGCGCCGGCTTCGGCCATCTTCACCGCCTCCACCTCGTCGAAGACGTAGGGACAGGTGAGGAGTCCGGCCTGATGCGCCTCCGCGATCATCTCGACCTCCAGGTCGTAACCCATGTTCGTCTCTTCAAGGTTCTGCCGGAACAGCCCGTCGATCAGGCCGACCGTGGGGAAATTCTGCACACCCGAGAAGCCCTGGTCCTTGAGTTGTCGGACGAAGACGCTCATGATGCGGAAGGGATCCGTGCCGCAGACCCCCGCCAGCACGGGCGTGTCCTCCACGATGGTCAGGACCTCCTGTCCCATTTCCACCACCACCTGGTTGGCATCGCCGTAGGGCATCGTGCCGGAGAGCGAACCGCGCCCGGCCATGCGATAGCGCCCGGAGTTGTAGATGATGATGATGTCGGCGCCTCCGGCCTCCGCGCACTTGGCGGAGAGCCCCGTGCCGGCGCCCGTGCCGATGATCGGCTTGCCTTCGGATACCTGCGCCCGCAACCGCCGCAGGCATTCGTCATAGGGGATGGCCATGGTTTGCTCCGGGATATACAGGGTGATACGTGATGCGTGATGAGGTACTGTTGAAAACGTGGTTTTCGCGACTAAGAATCCGTTGGCTGTCGAACCCGTAGTATGATTCGAGTATAGGAATCCGGCGAACCAGCGTCAACGAAATTGGCGCGCGACAATGGCGTGCCGGAACAAGGGGCCGGCAATCTGATTGAATCGGCGCCGGCCGCACTGTATTTTCTTGGAAAGGAGCGCCGTCAGCGTTTCCTACCGCCCTACCGTACTGCCCTCCGAAGCAAAACCGGAGCAGGACCAGATACCCTGAGAGAGCCATCCCATGATCTGTACCGAACAACTGCGGATTACGCCAATACAGCACGGGGATGCCCATATCCTTCGATTCGAAGTCTGTGACCCGGAGCGTGGCTGGCGCACCGTTCTGTCCCACAGGGCCGTCAACAAGCACCGGCCCTGGGAAAAGGATGAGGGGACGTCAGTTGAAGACTTGGAAGTCGCGCCATCGAGTGGCGGATCCGCAGCGGTATTCACGGAAATCGCCGACCATGGTGCGAACGGGCTCATCCGTCGCGGCGAAATCGGCGAACACGGGATCGTGGAACGGATAACCGTCGAATCCGCCAACCGGCTCCGCGTCGAGGTACGCGATCGCCTCACACGTTCGGGCGTGCTCCTCGCACGGCTCATGAACCACTACTACTTCATGCCCGACGGCCGGGCGATGGGTTATGCCCTTCCTCTTGACTTCGCTTGGCTTCCGGGGCTGCACGACAACGAGGAACACGTGGCCGGCGAATGGTTCTTCCGGTCGCCCTGTGCAATCGTATTCGCCCACGGCGTCTATGCCGCCATCTTGCCCAATCTGGACCGCATGCAGGAGCACCCGGACCTGCCCCACGCCCTCGACCTGCGCGCCTGGCATCATCCCGGCAGTGGAGAGACTTACGGACTCCCCCGCATTTCCTATGGAATCTGCAGATGGAAACCGGACGGTCACGTGCTGACAGCCCGTGATGATGCCGCGCCGGTCAGCGGGACCGAGATCACCTATGGCTTTGATCTCCTGATCGGCACCGGCGAGGGTCCTGAATCGATCGTGGCCCAGGTCACGGAGTTGTTGTGGGACAAATACGGGTCGCGGTACTTGAAGGACATTCGGCCCCAGGTCATGCCCTTCGAGGAGTATGGAAAACGGTACACCTACAAGCATGAACTAAAACTATGGGCAAAGCCCGTATCTTGCGGTATTCGAAAAGGTTATGGCATCGACAACACCTTGCGCAGAGGAGTCAACTACCATGCCTGGGAGAATGACTTTCAGGCGGGCTTCGGACTCATGCATTACGGAAGGAAATGGGAGGACGACCATCTCTCTTCCATCGCCGAGGGGATGATCCATCTGCGGCTTTCTTCGCCCAGGCGAGACGGCGCTTTCCCCTGTGTATACAATGTAGATACAGCGTCCTGGGAAGGGGCCATGTACTGGACCTCGTGGCCCGCGCACCCGATTGATGGATACGACCTCCAGTCCATGGGCGTCACGGCCTGGTGGATGCTCTACTGGTATGAGCAATACCCCGATCTCGAACGCGGGTCAGAAGTACTGAACTGGATCATCGATTTCTGCCGGTTCCTGGTCGATGCCCAGCTCCCGTCCGGCGCCATCCCAACCTATTTCGACGCTCGGCTCAATCCCGCGCCACAACTGAAAG
The DNA window shown above is from Gemmatimonadota bacterium and carries:
- a CDS encoding cupin domain-containing protein, translating into MPEPGLRFVEPDAVETMMFDWGNIKWFSEPRVTETERFTMGLVVLEPGKGHERHNHPGVEEILYYISGEGEQMVEEDGQEIRRKVGPGMMCHIPADMYHETINTGWEPMRIIAIYCPPGPEAFLRTLPGCRIAPPGELPVRE
- a CDS encoding phosphoenolpyruvate hydrolase family protein, producing MAIPYDECLRRLRAQVSEGKPIIGTGAGTGLSAKCAEAGGADIIIIYNSGRYRMAGRGSLSGTMPYGDANQVVVEMGQEVLTIVEDTPVLAGVCGTDPFRIMSVFVRQLKDQGFSGVQNFPTVGLIDGLFRQNLEETNMGYDLEVEMIAEAHQAGLLTCPYVFDEVEAVKMAEAGADVLVPHMGLTTSGTIGAQTAMTLEEAAVKVQAIRDAAVGVREDILVLCHGGPIAEPDDAEYVLNNTTGVVGFFGASSIERLPVERALTEQVRHFKGLAI